In Quercus robur chromosome 10, dhQueRobu3.1, whole genome shotgun sequence, a genomic segment contains:
- the LOC126702489 gene encoding uncharacterized protein LOC126702489: protein MVLTRSMATTNDVQEEAPTTALERRVKTLAAAVERLTKQNHDLTEQLNQKSAAVNSQGEDQEGNSEERRNNDGPQESNAPSKQVRRDASIPSVTDTAPQPIIAEMQAMKEQMEVLMNALKGRVSSDLDDLVNRTDSPFTTSVNSFPLPSKFRMPSMDSYDGIKDPLDHLETFKTLMHLQGVADAIMCRAFPTTLKGAARIWFSRLTPNSIGTFRELSAQFTTHFIGGHRYKKSTACLMNIKQREEETLRAYISRFNKEALSIDEADDKILVAAFTNGLKGGKFLFSLYKNDPKTMSEVLYRATKYMNAEDALLAREDRPKKRDRQEDPRQDQGRKRGRMGDRREERRPKPMGGRFTSFTPLTAPIDQVLMQIKDEGSLTFPGKLKSDPNKRSRDKYCRFHRDHGHDTADCYDLKQQIETLIRQGKLKKFVSKERTDQPPQEQHPRRENERPRPPLGDIRMIIGGTGAAGSSKKARKTYLRMVQNVQLAGTMPKMARRGGPIIGFSEEDARRLHHPHDDALVVTLRAGDYNIHRVLVDNGSSADILYYPAFQQMRIDRELLIPTNAPLVGFGGSRIFPLGAVTLSVTVGDYPQQITKDVTFLVVDCSSAYNAIIGRPTLNSWKAATSTYHLMIKFPTEYGVGELRGSQIAARECYVAMMEVEDQIQALNIEEHRTTAEPTEKLEEISLDSSNPDRTTRIGTLAKPAIRQELVAFLRSNKDVFAWSHDDMPGIDPSVMVHKLNVLPSFPPVRQKKRVFAPERDQAIAEEVRKLQEASFIREVYYPDWLANVVMVKKTSGKWRMCVDFTDLNKACPKDSYPLPRVDILVDSTAQHQLLSFMDAFSGYNQIRMHEDDQEKTSFVTSQGLFCYKVMPFGLKNAGATYQRLMNKMFAQQIGRNVQVYVDDMLVKSRKEEDHLEDLKETFGTLQSYNMKLNPGKCAFSVTAGKFLGFMVSQRGIETNPDKIRAIMEMAPPRNVKEVQSLNGKVAALNRFVSRATDKCLPFFRTLKKSFEWTDDCQRAFEELETYLSSPPLLSPSQPGEELFLYLAVSTVAVSAALVREEDRAQKPVYYASRALRGAEVRYQPMEKLAFALVTAARKLKPYFQAHTVNVMTDKPLRRALSNPEAAGRLTLWAIELSEFDIKYRPRVAIKGQAVADFIAEFTHDADKGAEEPPQWNIYTDGSSNRRVGGAGIVLLSPEGDEIECMVRLDFPITNNEAEYEAVAAGLDLAKAAGAESVVVHCDSQVVTNQVNGGYECKGERLKRYLDQVRARVDGLKAIFVQIPRGDNEPADRLAKAASAEHMITPGNVLSFAQIFPLIDPDNMQEIRSERNWSTQITSYLKNGILPEEKEAARKLKVRAARFVLIKDVLYKRGFSRPYLRCLGVEEADYVMREVHEGICGNHSGSRSLVHKLLRAGYYWPTMQKDAESYVKRCDKCQRFSNFIGQPAEELTPITAPWPFSQWGLDIMGPFPTAIRQLKFLVVGIDYFTKWVEAEALATITEKNIRSFVWRSIVCRFGIPRVLVSDNGRQFDNGPFRDFCTQLGIKNHYSSPAHPQANGQVEVTNRSLLKIIKTRLEGAKGIWPEELPSILWAYRTTARTPTGETPFRLAYGSEAVIPAEIGLTSYRVHNHDKGRNDESMRLQLDLIDEVRSTAEQRIARYQDRMSRHFNSRVRQRSFQVGDLVLRRVMGTTRDPTQGKLGPNWEGPYRVMSWKRKGTYHLETIDGEKLPHPWNAEHLRKYYQ from the coding sequence atggtactcacacgctcgatggcaaccacaaatgacgtccaagaagaagcccctacgactgcccttgagagacgggtcaagacgctcgccgcagccgtggaacgcctcaccaaacaaaaccacgacctgacagagcagctgaatcaaaagagtgcagcggtgaatagccaaggagaagatcaagaagggaacagtgaggaaaggagaaataatgacggaccacaggagagtaacgccccgagcaaacaagtgcgacgggacgccagcatcccttcagtgacggatacagctccacaacccatcatcgcggagatgcaggcgatgaaggaacagatggaagtcctgatgaacgctctcaaggggcgagtgtccagcgatcttgacgaccttgtcaaccggactgactcgccatttacgacgtccgtcaactccttccccctgccgagtaagttccgcatgccaagcatggacagttatgacggaatcaaggaccccctcgatcacctagagaccttcaagaccctgatgcaccttcagggagtggcggacgcaattatgtgtagggcattccctacaaccctgaagggcgcggcaaggatttggttcagccggctaacaccaaactccatcggcaccttcagggagctgagcgctcagttcactacgcacttcatcggaggacatcggtataagaagtccacagcttgtttaatgaatatcaagcagagagaggaggagacgttacgggcgtacatatcacgcttcaataaagaagcgctctcgatcgacgaagccgacgacaagatattggtggcagcgttcacgaacgggctgaagggggggaagtttttgttctccctatacaaaaacgacccaaagaccatgtcagaggtgctttacagggccaccaagtacatgaacgctgaagacgcattgttagcccgagaagacagacccaagaaaagGGACAGACAGGAGgacccccgacaggaccaggggcggaagagAGGACGGATGGGAGATCGGAGAGAGGAGAGACGCCCAAAACCAATgggcggaaggttcacaagtttcactccgctgaccgccccgatagaccaagtcctaatgcagattaaggacgaaggatccctgacatttccgggaaagctgaagagtgatcccaacaaaaggtccagagacaaatattgccgcttccaccgtgaccatggtcacgacacggccgactgctatgatttgaagcaacaaatcgaaacccttatccgacaagggaaattgaagaagttcgtcagtaaggagagaacggatcaacccccacaagaacaacacccccgtcgagagaacgagcgaccaaggcccccattgggggacataaggatgataattggaggaacaggtgcggccggatcgtcaaagaaggctcgcaaaacatatcttcggatggtacagaatgtccagttggcgggtacaatgccaaagatggcaagaaggggAGGCCCCATTAttgggttctcggaagaggatgcaaggcGCCTACACCacccacacgacgatgccctcgtcgtcaccttgcgggcaggcgactacaacatccaccgagtgttggtcgacaacggtagttcggccgacatcttgtattatccggcgttccaacaaatgaggattgatagggAGCTGCTGATACcaacaaacgccccgctcgttggtttcggagggagtagaatattccctttgggcgcagtcacgttatcggtgacggtaggagattacccacaacaaatcaccaaggacgtaacattcttggtggtcgattgctcgtcagcctacaatgctattattgggcgacccacgctcaactcgtggaaggcggcaacatcaacttaccacctgatgatcaagttcccaacagagtatggggtaggagagctacgcggaagtcaaattgccgcacgagaatgctacgtagctatgatggaggtggaagaccagatccaggccttgaacatagaagaacaccgaacgacggcagaacctacagagaagctagaggagatatctctcgacagttccaatccagaccgaaccaccaggatcggaacgcttgccaaacccgcaatccgtcaagagctcgtggctttcttgagaagcaataaggatgtgttcgcttggagccatgacgatatgccaggaatcgatccctcggtcatggtacataagttgaatgtgttgccctcgtttccacccgtccgacaaaagaagagagtattcgccccggaacgagaccaagcaatagcggaagaggtccgcaaactccaagaggcaagcttcatcagggaagtttactaccccgattggctggcgaatgtggtaatggtgaagaaaacgagtggcaaatggcggatgtgcgtggacttcaccgatcttaacaaagcatgccccaaagatagctatccccttccaagggtcgacatcctagtggactcgacggctcaacaccaattgctaagcttcatggatgctttctcgggttataaccagatccgcatgcacgaggacgaccaggagaagacttcgtttgtaaccagtcaaggtctcttctgttacaaagtaatgccattcggtctgaagaatgcaggggcaacatatcagagactaatgaacaagatgttcgcacagcaaatcgggaggaatgttcaagtttatgtcgacgacatgttggtgaagagccggaaggaggaagaccacttggaagatctcaaggaaacattcggcacacttcaatcctacaacatgaaactcaatccagGAAAGTGCGCGTTCAGTgtaacggcaggcaaattcctaggattcatggtatctcaaagggggattgaaactaacccggacaaaatccgagccataatggagatggcccccccgagaaacgtgaaggaagtacagagccttaacggcaaggtagcggcattgaatagattcgtgtcgagagcgacggacaaatgtttacctttcttccgaacattgaaaaagtcattcgagtggacggacgattgtcaacgagcattcgaggagttagaaacctatctatcttcaccacctctactgagcccctcgcaaccaggtgaagagctcttcctctatttggccgtCTCCACtgtggccgtcagcgcggccttagtcagagaggaggacagggcacagaagcccgtgtactacgccagccgggcgctccgcggtgccgaggtaagataccaacctatggagaaactcgcttttgcgttggtcacggcggctcgaaagctcaagccctactttcaagcccataccgtgaacgtaatgaccgacaagcccttgcgaagggcactaagtaatcctgaggccgcaggtcgactgacgctgtgggcaatagaattgagtgagtttgacatcaagtaccgtccacgtgtggccattaaaggacaagctgtagccgacttcatagcagagtttacgcatgacgcggacaagggggcagaagaacccccccagtggaacatctacaccgacggatcatccaataggcgagttggaggagccggcatagtattgctgtcacctgaaggagacgagattgaatgtatggtccgtctcgacttccccattaccaacaatgaagcagaatacgaagcggtagcagcaggactcgacctagccaaagccgccggagctgaaagtgtggtcgtgcattgcgactctcaagtcgtgaccaatcaagtaaacggaggttatgaatgcaaaggggaaaggttgaagagatatcttgatcaagtgagggctagagtcgacgggctaaaagcaatattcgtccagatccccaggggagacaatgagcccgccgatcggctagccaaagccgcttcagcagaacatatgataacaccgggtaatgtactttcctttgctcaaatctttccgctaatagaccccgacaacatgcaggagatacgctccgaaagaaactggtCTACGCAGATAACTTCATACCTAAAGAACGGGATATTGcctgaagagaaggaggcagcgagaaagctaaaagtccgagcggcaaggttcgtcttgataaaagacgttctttacaagagaggtttctcccgtccttacctaagatgtctcggggttgaagaggcagactacgtgatgagggaagtacacgaaggaatatgcgggaatcattctggatcgcggtcgttggtacacaagctgttacgagctgggtattactggccgaccatgcaaaaggatgctgagtcctacgttaaaagatgcgacaaatgccagaggttcagcaattttatcggacagccagcAGAAGAGCTAACCcccataacggctccatggccgttctctcagtggggactggacatcatgggacctttcccaacggcgataaggcagctaaagttcttggtagtgggtattgactacttcacaaaatgggtagaagcggaagccttggccaccattacagaaaagaacattaggagttttgtctggcggagcatagtatgtaggtttggtattcctagagtccttgtctcagataacgggaggcagttcgataacGGCCCCTTCCGTGACTTCTGtacacagctaggaataaaaaaccactactcatcgcctgcccatcctcaggctaacggtcaggttgaggtcacgaaccgatccctgctaaagattatcaagactcggctcgagggggcaaagggcatatggccggaagaattgccaagcataTTGTGGGCGtataggacaacggcgaggactccgacaggagagacaccgtttcgactggcatacgggagcgaggcagtcatcccagcagaaattgggctcacaagctacagggttcacaaccacgacAAGGGAAGGAATGACGAGtccatgaggctacagctggaccttatAGATGAGGTCAGGTCGACAGCAGAAcagaggatcgctagataccaggatcgcatgtccagacatttcaactcccgggtccgacaaagaagcttccaagtaggagacctcgtactcaggagggtcatgggtacaactagagaccctacacagggaaaactcggccccaactgggaaggaccctacagagttatgtcgtggaaaaggaaaggaacataccacctggaaacgatagacggagaaaagctaccGCACccgtggaatgccgagcacttgaggaaatactaccagtaa
- the LOC126702490 gene encoding uncharacterized protein LOC126702490, protein MDDAKRRALIRSKAAKKTADDTPPATGPSNPSAKRKTQPKADRQAKKAKVSLDPVVGLMAEPPKTVTPTKHGVGKGLMKGPSKVDEKPPVLLREDSKHALEQISSIISAEDYEDLGNHSTEAMGETGLFAITQAMVMMKGLMGRCLSQETALDRVRAKAEKTEEELLQLRNWRPKIEKKLELSEKARKSLEQTTEEAKKALESKDKEIAELKKEVRQAKDAAVREYRDSDALITELGDSFHQGFMDALRQVRQAYPDVDPSKFKVEDPVQSSVVPVASEDTDDLFDVDDAVVDGAPAPAKDDQAEADTEAVPQPVDNADKAQ, encoded by the exons ATGGACGATGCCAAGAGAAGAGCCTTGATTCGGTCAAAGGCTGCAAAGAAGACTGCCGACGACACTCCTCCTGCGACGGGCCCAAGCAATCCGTCTGCTAAGCGGAAGACTCAGCCCAAAGCGGACCGTCAGGCCAAGAAGGCCAAAGTGTCTTTAGATCCCGTCGTGGGACTCATGGCGGAGCCTCCGAAGACGGTCACTCCAACCAAGCACGGGGTTGGCAAGGGCTTGATGAAAGGCCCGTCGAAGGTTGACGAGAAGCCTCCCGTCCTTCTTCGAGAGGATTCTAAGCATGCCTTAGAACAGATTTCCTCCATCATCTCGGCGGAGGATTATGAAGACTTAGGCAACcactcgacggaggccatgggggagacgggcctgTTTGCCATCACACAG GCAATGGTTATGAtgaaggggctgatgggacggtGCCTCAGCCAAGAGACGGCCTTGGATCGTGTACGGGCCAAGGCGGAGAAGACGGAGGAAGAACTCCTCCAACTGCGAAACTGGAGacctaaaatagagaaaaagcttGAGCTGTCGGAGAAGGCAAGGAAGAGCCTTGAACAGACGACGGAGGAGGCAAAGAAGGCTCTAGAAAGCAAGGACAAAGAGATAGCCGAGCTGAAAAAAGAAGTCCGTCAGGCTAAGGACGCGGCGGTCCGTGAATACCGTGACTCCGACGCCCTAATCACTGAGCTGGGCGATTCTTTCCATCAGGGCTTCATGGATGCCCTCCGTCAAGTCAGGCAAGCTTATCCAGACGTGGACCCTTCCAAGTTCAAAGTTGAAGACCCGGTCCAGTCATCCGTCGTGCCTGTTGCTTCCGAGGATACAGACGACCTCTTTGATGTCGACGACGCCGTTGTTGACGGGGCGCCTGCACCAGCAAAAGATGACCAAGCTGAGGCTGACACGGAGGCAGTTCCACAGCCCGTCGATAATGCGGACAAGGCTCAGTag